The DNA sequence AGGACTGGGGAGTGGGCGCCAGCAGCCGGCCGTCGCTCCACAGTTTCTCCAATTGGTAGAAGGCTCGCGCACGTAGCGAAAAGATGTGCACCACAAAGTCCAGATAGTCCAGGAGAATCCACTCGCCTCCTTCGTAACCCTCGATATGAGTGGGCCTGACCTTCTCCTGGTTCCGCAGGCGATGCCGGATCTCGTCGCAGATCGCCTGAGTCTGTCGCTGGTTGTTTCCCTGGCAGATGACGAAGAAGTCGGTGAAGGACGAGATCTCGGAGATGTCCACGACCCGGACGTCCTCTCCCTTCTTTTCTTGAATCGACTCACAGACCAGGGTCAGCAATTCTCTTGTTGTCTTCATAGAGGTGGTACTTCCGAATGTACTGCAAAACCTTGGGAGAAACCTGCTGGGACAGCAGGCGGCCCCGCCCGGCGAGGCTCTCCCGGACTTGGCTCGAACTGAGATCGTCAACCCCGACGTCCACCAGGAAGGAGTGACCTGGCCGGATCTCCGGACTTGTGGAACTCGTTGCCGTGACCTCTTCCAGGTGGATTTCCGGAAAGTCTGCGATTTCGACCCGTGCTCCCACTCGCTGCACGAAGACACAGCAATTGTCCCGGAGGAGGACGTCGTGGTCCTTCCAGATGTGGATGTCCTTCAACGAATCGGTGCCACCGATGAAGCAAAACCGGTGGCGAGGGTAGCTCTCGCGCAAAAGCGCCATGGTCCGGACGGTGTAGCTGGGCCCGCGGCGCCGGAGCTCGAAGTCGGAAGCGTACAGATAGGGTTCCTCCAGGGTCTCCAGCGCGACCATGGCATGGCGGTGATGCTGAGCGGCCAGGCCGTTCCGCCGCTTGTGGGGAGGCAGGCGGGACACCATCAGCAGGACCCGGTCCAGCGAAAGCGCACGCCGGACCCGGTTGGCGATAGTCGTATGTGTTCGGTGAACCGGGTCGAACGTGCCCCCGTAGATACCGACCCTCAACCCTTGACGACTCCCAAATGCTCTGCCAACGACCGCTTCAATTCCTGGATTCCGTCACCCCGGACCGATGAGATCCGGCCAAAAGGCACACCTTCCCGGGAGCAGTGCTCCTGGAGCCTCCTCACCTTCTCCAGGTTGGCGGCATCCATCTTTGAAGCCGCCACCAACTGTGGCTTGGCCGGCAGATCGGCTCCGTAGAGCGCCAACTCCTCTTGAATCGTCCGCACTGCGGCGACGGGATCCTCCGGACCGAAGTCGGTGACGTCCACAAGATGAAGCAGGACGCGGCAACGTTCGATGTGCCTCAGGAACTGGTCGCCGAGACCGTGACCCTCGTGGGCGCCTTTGATCAGGCCCGGGATGTCGGCGACCACGCAGGTCCGAAAATCCTCCAGTGAAACCGTTCCCAGGTTGGGCGTCAGAGTGGTGAAGGGATAGTCGGCGATCTTGGGCCGAGCCGAGGAGATCACCGAAATCAGAGTCGATTTCCCGGCGTTGGGGAGTCCGATCAGCCCGACGTCGGCCAGTACCTTGAGCTCCAGCAGAAGGTGCTTCTCCTCTCCCTCCCTGCCGGGTTCCCACTTCCTGGGCGCTTGATTGGTGGAAGTGGCGAAACGCGCATTGCCCCGGCCACCCCGGCCGCCTTGGGCCACCAGCCGGCTCAGACCCGGTTCGTCCAGATCGAATAGGAGTTCGCGAGTCGGCTCGAGATAGATCAGAGTGCCGACGGGCAGGTCGATGACCAGATCCTTGCCCTTCTTCCCATGCCGCTGGGAGCCGGACCCGTGAGAGCCGCTGCCGGCTTTGAACTCCCGCTTGTAGCGGAACGGCAGCAGGGTGTTCAG is a window from the Acidobacteriota bacterium genome containing:
- the rsfS gene encoding ribosome silencing factor; protein product: MKTTRELLTLVCESIQEKKGEDVRVVDISEISSFTDFFVICQGNNQRQTQAICDEIRHRLRNQEKVRPTHIEGYEGGEWILLDYLDFVVHIFSLRARAFYQLEKLWSDGRLLAPTPQS
- the nadD gene encoding nicotinate (nicotinamide) nucleotide adenylyltransferase, with product MRVGIYGGTFDPVHRTHTTIANRVRRALSLDRVLLMVSRLPPHKRRNGLAAQHHRHAMVALETLEEPYLYASDFELRRRGPSYTVRTMALLRESYPRHRFCFIGGTDSLKDIHIWKDHDVLLRDNCCVFVQRVGARVEIADFPEIHLEEVTATSSTSPEIRPGHSFLVDVGVDDLSSSQVRESLAGRGRLLSQQVSPKVLQYIRKYHLYEDNKRIADPGL
- the obgE gene encoding GTPase ObgE; the protein is MFLDHTRVFVKAGDGGNGCLAFRREKFVPRGGPSGGDGGDGGNVYFRSTNHLNTLLPFRYKREFKAGSGSHGSGSQRHGKKGKDLVIDLPVGTLIYLEPTRELLFDLDEPGLSRLVAQGGRGGRGNARFATSTNQAPRKWEPGREGEEKHLLLELKVLADVGLIGLPNAGKSTLISVISSARPKIADYPFTTLTPNLGTVSLEDFRTCVVADIPGLIKGAHEGHGLGDQFLRHIERCRVLLHLVDVTDFGPEDPVAAVRTIQEELALYGADLPAKPQLVAASKMDAANLEKVRRLQEHCSREGVPFGRISSVRGDGIQELKRSLAEHLGVVKG